Proteins encoded within one genomic window of Urocitellus parryii isolate mUroPar1 chromosome 16, mUroPar1.hap1, whole genome shotgun sequence:
- the LOC113177529 gene encoding vomeronasal type-1 receptor 97-like: MNKANTLYSNIHMRNTVYTVTGVGVMANTLLFLVHISLHITGHRPKPTDLPIGLLALIHLVILLINGFIASDIFMPQGGRWDDLMCKLLIYLYRLMRGFSICATCLLSVLQAITLSPRSSCLARFKHKSSLHNLCFLLFLWVIYSSFSSHLFISIAATPNWTSDNFMYITESCSFIPMTFFLRHSLSILLTFREASFIGIMALSSGYMVALLCRHKRQSRHLHSSSPSPVSSPELRATQTILLLMSCFVVMSILDSVVAYARITLKDDPIFYCIQILVTHSYASFSPLVFICTEKRIIVIFRYMWDKTVNVSVASGG, translated from the coding sequence ATGAACAAAGCCAACACACTGTACAGTAATATTCACATGAGAAACACCGTGTACACCGTGACTGGAGTTGGGGTCATGGCCAACACCCTTCTTTTCCTGGTCCACATCTCCTTGCACATTACTGGGCACAGACCTAAGCCCACTGACCTGCCCATTGGTCTCCTGGCCCTGATCCACCTGGTAATTCTGCTCATCAATGGCTTCATAGCTTCAGACATTTTTATGCCTCAGGGGGGCAGGTGGGACGACCTGATGTGTAAATTGCTCATCTACCTGTACAGGTTGATGAGGGGCTTCTCCATCTGTGCCACCTGCCTGCTGAGTGTCCTCCAAGCCAtcaccctcagccccaggagCTCCTGCTTGGCAAGGTTCAAACATAAATCCTCTCTTCACAACCtgtgtttccttctcttcctgtggGTCATCTACTCATCCTTCAGTAGCCACCTCTTCATCTCCATTGCTGCTACCCCCAATTGGACCTCAGACAACTTTATGTACATCACAGAATCCTGCTCCTTCATCCCCATGACCTTCTTCCTCCGGCACAGCTTGTCCATCCTGCTGACCTTCAGGGAAGCCTCCTTTATAGGAATCATGGCCCTCTCCAGTGGGTACATGGTGGCTCTCCTGTGCAGGCACAAGAGGCAATCCCGGCATCTCCACAGCAGCAGCCCGTCCCCAGTGTCATCCCCAGAACTGAGGGCCACCCAGACCATCCTGCTGCTCATGAGTTGCTTCGTGGTCATGTCCATCTTGGACAGCGTTGTCGCCTATGCAAGAATCACACTGAAGGATGATCCAATATTTTACTGTATCCAGATCCTGGTGACCCACAGCTATGCCTCGTTCAGTCCTTTGGTGTTCATTTGTACTGAAAAACGTATCATTGTTATTTTCAGATACATGTGGGACAAGACAGTAAACGTTTCAGTAGCCAGTGGTGGATAA
- the LOC113201399 gene encoding vomeronasal type-1 receptor 90-like, with product MTQSSTLYIFLAVRKAFCFQIVIGITANVFLLLFHILTFLVQHRTRPTDVAIAHLALIHLLMLIIRAHLDLGILGVQDFWNDFTCKAVIYLYRLMRSLSVSTTCLLSVLQATTLSPRSSHLAKSKHTSPQCSAWTLLTLWVFNVFFNVRVLVSMGGPSNDTAALRFVSESCTVGPTGHHFRTFFSLMGILRDIFLMGLMALSSGYMVTLLCRHKRQCQHLHSTSLSPRASPELRATRTILLLMGLFVLMYFVDCVFSSSSEQMHREDPTRLGVQMLVGNGYATLSALILICAEKRIINFFQSTLGKERKCLPSAR from the coding sequence ATGACCCAGAGCAGCACACTTTACATTTTTCTTGCTGTAAGAAAGGCCTTTTGTTTCCAAATTGTCATCGGGATCACAGCCAACgtcttcctgctcctcttccaCATCCTCACATTCCTTGTCCAGCACAGGACCAGGCCCACGGATGTGGCCATCGCTCACCTGGCCCTGATTCACCTGCTGATGCTCATCATCAGGGCGCACCTGGACCTGGGCATTTTGGGGGTTCAGGACTTTTGGAACGACTTCACGTGTAAAGCTGTCATCTACCTGTACAGGCTGATGAGGAGCCTGTCGGTCAGCACCACCTGCCTGCTGAGTGTCCTGCAGGCCAccaccctcagccccaggagCTCCCATCTGGCCAAGTCCAAGCACACGTCCCCACAGTGCAGTGCGTGGACCTTGCTCACTCTCTGGGTGTTCAACGTGTTCTTCAATGTCCGCGTCTTGGTCTCCATGGGAGGCCCCTCCAATGACACAGCAGCTTTGCGGTTTGTCTCTGAGTCCTGCACTGTCGGTCCCACAGGTCACCACTTCAGGACCTTCTTCTCCCTGATGGGAATACTCCGGGACATCTTCCTCATGGGGCTCATGGCCCTGTCCAGTGGGTACATGGTGACCCTCCTGTGCAGGCATAAGAGGCAGTGCCAGCACCTCCACAGCACCAGCCTGTCCCCAAGAGCCTCCCCGGAACTGAGGGCCACCAGGACCATCCTGCTGCTCATGGGACTCTTTGTGCTCATGTACTTTGTGGACTGTGTGTTCTCCTCCTCTTCAGAACAGATGCACAGGGAGGATCCCACTCGCCTGGGCGTCCAGATGCTGGTGGGTAACGGCTATGCTACCCTCAGTGCCTTGATACTCATCTGTGCTGAAAA